Proteins encoded in a region of the Paenibacillus pedocola genome:
- the gndA gene encoding NADP-dependent phosphogluconate dehydrogenase produces the protein MGKQQIGVVGLAVMGKNLALNMESKGFSVALYNRSREKTDELLAEAAGKNFIGAYSIEEFVQSLELPRKIMIMVKAGKPTDDTIQQLVPHLSPGDILIDGGNAFFPDTQRRNKELQAQGLRFIGAGVSGGEEGALKGPAIMPGGQKDAYELVEPILTAISAKVDGDPCSTYIGEDGAGHYVKMVHNGIEYGDMQLIGEAYQLLKDVLGLDTQELHEIFTEWNNGELSSYLIEITADIFAKADPETGKPMVDVILDSAGQKGTGKWTSQNALDLGVPLSIITESVFARFISAMKEERVAASKRLKGPEVKGYDGDAKEFIEAVRKALYASKIASYAQGFAQMRVASDEYNWNLNYGSIAMIFRGGCIIRAGFLQNIKDAYDRDPELKNLFLDEYFSSVVHNYQEAWRDVVAIAVKRGIPVPAFASGLAYYDSYRSERLPANLLQAQRDYFGAHTFERVDQPGSFHFGWMSNND, from the coding sequence GTGGTCGGCTTAGCCGTCATGGGTAAGAATCTGGCCTTGAATATGGAGAGCAAGGGGTTCTCGGTAGCCTTATACAACCGTTCCCGCGAGAAAACAGATGAGCTGCTTGCAGAAGCAGCGGGCAAAAACTTCATCGGTGCCTACAGCATTGAGGAGTTTGTCCAATCGCTCGAGCTGCCGCGCAAAATCATGATTATGGTCAAGGCCGGCAAACCGACTGATGATACGATCCAGCAGCTGGTTCCGCATTTATCGCCAGGGGATATTCTGATCGACGGCGGGAACGCCTTTTTCCCGGATACCCAGAGACGGAACAAAGAGCTGCAGGCGCAAGGTTTACGCTTCATCGGGGCAGGCGTATCGGGCGGTGAAGAAGGGGCGCTGAAGGGGCCGGCGATTATGCCGGGCGGGCAGAAGGATGCCTACGAGCTGGTAGAACCAATCCTGACTGCCATTTCTGCCAAAGTGGACGGCGATCCTTGCTCGACTTATATCGGTGAAGACGGTGCCGGACACTATGTCAAAATGGTTCACAACGGTATCGAATACGGCGATATGCAGCTCATTGGTGAAGCCTATCAGCTGCTGAAGGATGTACTGGGCCTGGACACCCAAGAACTGCATGAGATCTTCACTGAATGGAACAACGGTGAACTCAGCAGCTATCTGATCGAGATTACCGCTGACATCTTCGCCAAAGCTGACCCGGAAACCGGCAAACCAATGGTCGATGTGATCCTGGATTCCGCCGGACAAAAGGGAACCGGCAAATGGACGAGTCAGAATGCGCTCGATCTCGGCGTTCCGTTATCGATCATTACCGAATCCGTATTTGCACGCTTTATTTCGGCGATGAAGGAAGAGCGCGTGGCTGCAAGCAAGCGCCTGAAGGGGCCTGAGGTTAAGGGCTACGACGGCGATGCCAAGGAATTCATTGAGGCTGTCCGCAAAGCGCTGTATGCCAGTAAAATAGCCTCTTACGCCCAAGGTTTTGCCCAGATGAGAGTGGCTTCGGACGAGTATAACTGGAACCTGAACTATGGCAGCATCGCAATGATCTTCCGTGGAGGCTGCATTATCCGTGCCGGCTTCCTTCAGAATATCAAGGATGCTTATGACCGTGACCCTGAGCTCAAAAACCTGTTCCTGGATGAGTATTTCAGCAGCGTCGTTCATAACTACCAGGAAGCGTGGAGAGATGTGGTGGCGATCGCGGTTAAACGAGGCATTCCGGTTCCAGCCTTTGCTTCCGGATTGGCCTACTACGACAGCTACCGCTCCGAACGTCTTCCGGCCAACCTGCTGCAGGCGCAAAGAGACTACTTTGGAGCGCATACTTTTGAACGGGTGGACCAGCCGGGAAGCTTCCATTTTGGCTGGATGAGCAATAACGACTAA
- a CDS encoding MFS transporter, translating to MNQTIDLQQYNKNYPFMTVVLFWCGLVILTSMYITIPLADVFTQAFQISSGQAAWIGSSFSLCYALGCLLYGPFSDRYGRKVFLAASIIGLTVVTVAIGFVDSYYGLIVLRGVQGLVAAAFAPISLVYAGEMFPPPKRLTAVGFISSGLLMAGIVGQVFSGMVHEALGWRAIFYILGIVYGITAVIVIGFLPKDELHRPKENVLLKFRQMTGLLKQTQLLAAFSITFVLLLTLVGMYTVLGGYLSSAKFGLSAQEILCIRAIGIAGMLLAPFSGRIAQRLGMTAVLRGGLALSAIGLLTLGLVQNLLLIVLMSVIFVAGIALVTPVIISTVSQLGGNARGAAISFNAFILFLGASTGPIIALRLLKTENYPLSFSVLGGIIVLGFAISLFLKLASAKGTSLKISNI from the coding sequence ATGAACCAGACGATAGACCTACAGCAGTATAATAAAAACTATCCTTTCATGACGGTCGTTTTGTTCTGGTGCGGGTTAGTTATTCTGACCAGTATGTATATTACGATTCCGTTAGCGGATGTATTTACCCAGGCGTTCCAGATTAGCTCAGGTCAGGCGGCTTGGATCGGGAGTTCATTCTCTCTCTGCTATGCGCTGGGCTGCCTGCTGTACGGGCCATTCTCCGACCGCTACGGACGTAAAGTATTTCTGGCAGCTAGTATCATCGGGTTAACCGTCGTTACCGTTGCGATAGGTTTTGTGGATAGTTATTACGGGCTTATTGTACTCAGAGGCGTACAAGGATTGGTGGCCGCCGCATTTGCACCGATCTCACTTGTATATGCAGGAGAGATGTTCCCGCCTCCCAAAAGGCTGACCGCTGTTGGTTTTATTAGCTCCGGACTACTAATGGCTGGGATTGTTGGTCAGGTATTTAGCGGCATGGTTCACGAAGCTCTCGGCTGGCGGGCTATTTTTTACATATTAGGGATTGTATACGGGATTACTGCAGTAATCGTCATCGGCTTTCTCCCGAAAGACGAACTGCACAGGCCGAAAGAAAATGTGCTGCTGAAGTTCAGGCAAATGACAGGCTTGCTGAAACAAACCCAGCTGCTGGCGGCCTTTTCTATTACCTTTGTGCTGCTATTAACTCTTGTAGGCATGTATACCGTCTTGGGAGGTTATTTAAGTTCCGCTAAGTTCGGACTATCTGCGCAGGAGATCCTGTGTATCCGGGCCATCGGAATTGCAGGAATGCTATTAGCACCTTTCTCAGGACGAATCGCGCAAAGGCTGGGGATGACAGCTGTGCTGCGGGGCGGATTGGCTTTGTCAGCAATCGGGCTGCTTACGCTGGGTCTAGTCCAGAACCTGTTGTTAATTGTTCTCATGAGCGTTATATTTGTGGCGGGTATTGCGCTGGTAACTCCCGTTATTATCTCCACTGTCAGTCAGCTAGGAGGGAATGCAAGAGGTGCAGCGATCTCATTCAATGCATTTATTCTCTTCCTTGGTGCCAGTACGGGACCGATAATAGCCTTGAGATTATTAAAGACTGAGAACTATCCGCTGTCCTTCAGCGTGTTAGGCGGTATTATTGTATTAGGCTTTGCTATATCGCTGTTTCTTAAATTAGCTTCTGCCAAAGGAACTTCACTTAAAATATCGAATATCTAA
- a CDS encoding VOC family protein encodes MIQGFGGIFWRTKNLEAIKKWYSDVLQIEIGDWNGTVIKPQSGNETIFSFFTENDNYFPTEQQVMLNFQVNDLNETLKHLEQIGVPLAKQKEESEYGKFIWIEDPDGRLIELWEK; translated from the coding sequence ATGATACAAGGTTTTGGAGGCATCTTTTGGAGAACGAAGAATCTGGAAGCTATAAAAAAATGGTACAGCGATGTGCTGCAGATTGAGATAGGAGATTGGAATGGGACTGTGATTAAACCCCAATCAGGAAATGAGACGATCTTTTCTTTCTTCACCGAGAATGACAATTACTTTCCAACCGAACAACAGGTCATGCTAAACTTCCAGGTAAACGATCTGAACGAGACCCTTAAGCATCTTGAACAGATTGGTGTACCACTTGCAAAGCAAAAAGAGGAAAGTGAATATGGAAAGTTTATTTGGATTGAAGATCCTGACGGCCGGCTGATTGAGCTTTGGGAGAAGTAA
- a CDS encoding LutC/YkgG family protein, which yields MTVSGNHHTSGNNKEAFLNTIASKLGRERKREVQLPDIQSLLPDSYGSLTQDDLIDILKEQCFFIHTQVIESKPEILQRTLDDLIEANGGGSVMTSGDPRFAAYGLTFPGSFVWEEAAGREQNIMRAESANTAVIFADYALAESGTIVVESRPDQGRSLHFLPAHYIAVIEKERIVLRSTQAAAALNRRVQAGEPLGSSINLISGPSNSADIEMKLVVGVHGPLSATYVLI from the coding sequence ATGACAGTATCAGGGAATCATCATACATCAGGGAATAATAAGGAGGCCTTTCTGAACACGATTGCCTCCAAGCTGGGACGGGAACGCAAGCGCGAGGTTCAGCTTCCGGATATTCAGAGTTTGCTGCCGGACAGCTATGGCAGTCTAACTCAAGACGATCTGATAGATATCCTTAAGGAGCAGTGCTTTTTCATACACACTCAGGTCATTGAGTCGAAGCCGGAGATTCTGCAGAGGACACTCGATGATCTGATTGAAGCAAATGGCGGAGGAAGCGTAATGACTTCCGGGGATCCCCGGTTTGCCGCTTACGGACTCACCTTCCCGGGTTCATTCGTGTGGGAGGAAGCTGCAGGAAGAGAGCAGAATATTATGCGGGCTGAATCGGCGAACACGGCGGTTATTTTCGCTGATTATGCTCTTGCCGAGTCAGGAACAATTGTTGTGGAGAGCCGCCCGGATCAGGGACGCTCCCTTCACTTTCTGCCAGCCCATTATATTGCGGTTATTGAGAAGGAGCGGATCGTTCTTCGCTCCACACAGGCAGCAGCAGCGCTGAACCGGCGGGTTCAGGCCGGCGAACCGCTGGGCTCATCGATAAATCTCATCTCCGGCCCGTCTAATTCAGCTGATATTGAGATGAAGCTTGTTGTCGGGGTGCATGGACCATTGAGCGCCACTTATGTGCTTATATAG
- a CDS encoding LutB/LldF family L-lactate oxidation iron-sulfur protein, translated as MSLQTDKRDFSERTTDGLGDSFMRNAVGSAQDSLKTRRLSAATALGDWEQWRTAGQQIRQHTLQNLDYYLEQLAGNIEKKGGHIYFAATKEEASSYIRDVIVQKQAKKIVKSKSMVTEEIELNHVLIEAGCELIETDLGEYILQMDDWDPPSHIVAPALHKDRRQIQRVFTEKLDYTDDESPEKLARFARKVLRQKFLEAEVGITGCNFAVANLGAINLVTNEGNGDLTAAIPKTHIAVMGMERIVPTLAEMEVLDNLLCRSAVGQKLTSYITVMGPSAAGDTDGPEEFHLVVVDNGRSDILGSEFNEALQCIRCGACLNVCPVYRHIGGHAYGSIYPGPIGAVITPLLGGYDDYKELPFASSLCAACTDVCPVRIPLHEQLILHRQNIVKENRTGSMERFQMKAAGRLLSSPALFGKTLRFAHPASRLMSRHGRIVRGPELIHGWIGARDLSQPVKQQDSFRAWLDKRKGESGQ; from the coding sequence TTGAGCCTGCAAACGGATAAACGTGATTTCAGCGAACGGACAACAGACGGACTCGGGGATTCATTTATGCGAAATGCCGTAGGTTCAGCGCAGGACAGTCTCAAGACCCGGCGTCTGTCCGCGGCCACCGCGCTCGGAGACTGGGAGCAGTGGAGGACTGCAGGCCAGCAAATCCGCCAGCATACCCTGCAGAATCTGGATTATTATCTGGAGCAGCTCGCGGGAAACATTGAGAAAAAAGGCGGCCATATTTATTTTGCAGCAACCAAAGAAGAAGCCAGCAGCTATATCCGGGATGTTATCGTACAGAAACAGGCTAAAAAAATCGTTAAATCCAAATCGATGGTCACAGAGGAAATTGAGCTGAACCATGTTCTGATTGAAGCCGGCTGTGAGCTGATTGAGACCGATCTGGGTGAATATATCCTGCAAATGGATGATTGGGACCCGCCTTCGCATATTGTGGCTCCTGCACTCCATAAAGACCGGCGGCAAATCCAGCGTGTGTTTACTGAGAAGCTTGACTATACAGATGACGAAAGTCCTGAGAAGCTTGCCCGGTTTGCCCGGAAGGTCCTGCGGCAGAAATTTCTGGAGGCAGAGGTCGGAATCACAGGCTGCAACTTTGCTGTCGCCAACCTGGGGGCTATTAACCTGGTGACCAATGAAGGGAACGGCGATCTGACAGCGGCCATACCCAAAACGCATATCGCCGTGATGGGCATGGAGCGGATTGTCCCTACGCTTGCGGAAATGGAGGTGCTGGATAATCTCCTCTGCCGCAGTGCCGTTGGACAAAAGTTAACAAGCTACATTACCGTAATGGGACCCTCTGCAGCCGGTGACACCGACGGCCCAGAAGAGTTTCATCTGGTTGTCGTGGACAACGGCCGTTCAGACATTCTCGGCAGCGAATTCAATGAAGCTTTACAATGTATACGCTGCGGGGCTTGCCTGAATGTCTGTCCGGTCTACCGCCATATTGGCGGTCATGCCTACGGGTCCATCTATCCGGGGCCGATTGGTGCCGTCATCACACCGCTGCTTGGCGGATACGATGATTATAAAGAGCTCCCTTTTGCCTCCAGCCTGTGTGCCGCCTGCACAGATGTATGCCCGGTCCGAATCCCGCTGCATGAGCAGCTTATCCTGCACCGGCAGAACATCGTAAAGGAAAACCGGACCGGTTCCATGGAAAGATTCCAGATGAAGGCGGCGGGGCGGCTGCTGTCCTCCCCTGCTCTCTTCGGTAAAACACTGCGGTTTGCGCATCCGGCCAGCCGGCTGATGAGTAGGCATGGCCGAATTGTCAGAGGGCCGGAACTGATCCATGGCTGGATTGGCGCCCGCGATCTTAGTCAACCCGTCAAGCAGCAGGACAGCTTCAGGGCCTGGCTGGACAAACGTAAAGGAGAGTCGGGCCAATGA
- a CDS encoding (Fe-S)-binding protein: MKVSIFSTCLVDLMTPKVGIAMVEVLERLGCEIDYPASQVCCGQPTYNSGYLEDSKLAMKNMILAFERSDYVVAPSGSCIAMFHEYPKIFKGDPDWELKAITLKEKSYEFTQFIVKVLGITDVGASLEGNATYHRSCHMTRLLGEKETPFQLLEHVKGLHMEPLKNSDNCCGFGGTFSVKMPDISEQMVDEKSSCIIDTGADILISADMGCLLNIGGRLSRKGESVKIMHIAEVLNHQNPVITKGGSQS; the protein is encoded by the coding sequence GTGAAAGTCAGTATTTTTTCCACTTGTTTAGTAGACCTCATGACCCCGAAGGTCGGGATCGCAATGGTTGAGGTTCTCGAGCGGCTGGGTTGTGAAATCGATTATCCGGCTTCGCAGGTTTGCTGCGGTCAACCGACCTACAACAGCGGATATCTGGAAGATTCCAAGCTTGCGATGAAGAATATGATACTTGCCTTTGAGCGCTCCGATTATGTCGTAGCTCCCTCCGGCTCCTGCATCGCTATGTTTCATGAATATCCGAAGATCTTCAAGGGAGATCCGGACTGGGAATTGAAAGCGATTACTTTAAAGGAAAAGTCTTATGAATTCACACAGTTCATCGTAAAAGTACTCGGCATAACGGATGTGGGTGCAAGCCTTGAAGGGAACGCCACCTACCACCGTTCCTGTCATATGACCAGACTGCTGGGTGAGAAGGAAACCCCTTTTCAACTGCTGGAGCATGTAAAAGGGCTGCACATGGAGCCGCTCAAAAATAGCGATAACTGCTGCGGCTTCGGCGGGACCTTTTCGGTGAAGATGCCGGATATTTCCGAGCAGATGGTGGATGAAAAAAGCAGCTGTATCATAGACACCGGAGCGGATATTCTGATCAGCGCTGATATGGGCTGTCTGCTGAACATCGGCGGCCGCCTGTCCCGCAAGGGAGAATCTGTGAAAATTATGCATATTGCGGAAGTGCTGAACCACCAGAATCCTGTGATTACCAAAGGAGGAAGCCAAAGTTGA
- the aldA gene encoding aldehyde dehydrogenase has product MTKHLMYINGQFTEAEGKEWMEVTNPATDEVISQVPKATRNDVIRAINAAEEAQSAWEETPAVERGKYLHAIADGIRAEADSIARLISEEVGKTLELSAVEVNFTADYMDYMAEWARRYEGEIVQSDRDNENIFVFKRAIGVTTGILPWNFPFFLIARKMAPALITGNTIVVKPSAESPNNAVAFSKIVDAAGLPKGVFNLVTGRGAEVGNELASNPKVGMVSLTGSVPAGQKVMEAAAENIIKVSLELGGKAPAIVMDDADLDLAIKAIVDSRVINTGQVCNCAERVYVHEKIKDEFTARLVEAMKAVKYGDPLKDKDIQMGPLINKAAQDSVQQKVDRAVEEGAKILLGGKKVEGAGSFFEPTVISEATNDMEIVQEEIFGPVIPVITFSTLDEAIALANDSEFGLTSSLYTQNLNVAMKVIKRLKYGETYINRENFEAMQGFHAGWRKSGIGGADGKHGLNEYLQTHVVYLQYDKSVN; this is encoded by the coding sequence GTGACCAAACATTTGATGTACATCAATGGTCAATTTACCGAAGCAGAAGGTAAAGAGTGGATGGAAGTAACGAATCCTGCAACAGATGAAGTGATCTCACAGGTTCCCAAGGCTACTAGGAATGATGTCATTCGAGCAATCAATGCTGCTGAAGAAGCTCAATCTGCCTGGGAGGAGACACCTGCGGTTGAACGCGGGAAGTATCTGCATGCCATAGCAGACGGGATTCGTGCGGAGGCGGACAGCATCGCCAGACTGATCTCCGAGGAAGTAGGCAAAACACTGGAATTATCGGCCGTAGAGGTTAACTTTACAGCAGATTATATGGATTATATGGCTGAATGGGCACGACGCTATGAAGGGGAAATCGTTCAGAGTGACCGCGATAACGAGAACATCTTTGTATTTAAACGCGCAATTGGGGTTACTACAGGTATTCTGCCCTGGAATTTCCCGTTCTTTCTGATTGCGAGAAAGATGGCACCGGCCCTGATCACCGGAAATACAATTGTCGTCAAGCCAAGTGCGGAATCGCCGAACAATGCTGTGGCTTTTAGCAAAATTGTTGACGCAGCAGGGCTGCCCAAAGGGGTATTCAATCTTGTCACTGGCAGAGGGGCTGAGGTGGGCAATGAGCTGGCCAGCAATCCAAAAGTCGGGATGGTCAGCCTTACAGGCAGTGTGCCGGCCGGGCAAAAGGTGATGGAAGCTGCTGCTGAGAACATCATCAAGGTTAGTCTCGAGCTTGGCGGTAAGGCTCCAGCCATTGTTATGGACGATGCCGATCTGGATCTGGCCATCAAAGCCATTGTAGATTCACGGGTAATCAACACGGGCCAGGTCTGCAACTGTGCGGAGCGTGTCTATGTGCATGAGAAGATCAAAGACGAATTCACTGCCCGTCTGGTTGAGGCCATGAAGGCAGTGAAATATGGTGATCCACTGAAAGATAAGGATATCCAAATGGGGCCGCTGATCAACAAGGCCGCACAGGATTCCGTCCAGCAAAAGGTGGACCGGGCGGTTGAAGAAGGTGCAAAAATCCTCCTGGGCGGTAAAAAGGTAGAGGGAGCAGGCAGCTTTTTTGAACCGACGGTTATCTCAGAAGCTACGAATGACATGGAGATTGTACAAGAGGAAATCTTCGGGCCCGTGATCCCGGTGATTACTTTTTCCACCTTGGATGAAGCCATTGCGCTTGCTAATGACAGCGAATTCGGCTTAACCTCTTCTTTATATACGCAAAATCTTAATGTGGCTATGAAGGTCATCAAACGCCTGAAATATGGTGAAACCTATATTAACCGTGAGAACTTTGAAGCGATGCAGGGCTTCCATGCAGGCTGGCGGAAATCCGGCATCGGCGGAGCGGATGGTAAACATGGATTGAACGAATATCTGCAGACGCATGTAGTCTATCTGCAGTATGACAAATCAGTAAACTAA